The stretch of DNA AACAGAAGCATCATGAAGGCCGGCACCGCATGGTCTTCATCGACGTCTTTTCGTATTCAATCGCCGCCTCCATCATCGGCATCACCATCTTTGGCCTCTACCTGTTCCGGCCAAAGGAGCGTGAGTATCTCTGGTTCGCCATCCAACTGATGGCCACGTCTCTGGACGGAGCCCTGATCGTATCTAAGGAGCTGTTTGCCTTTCCGCCGATCCCTGTCTTCGATCTCCTCGACGGAATGCTCGTCGCCTGCGCTCAGATCGCATTTCTGCTCTTTCTCTCGAAGGTTCTCAAGGCTCGCCGCGGCTTGATCTGGCAGGCCGTTACCGCAATGGCCGCGCTCAGTTCCATCTTCGGAGTGCTTTACTGGCCCGGCTGGCTCTCCGCTCCGGCCGGTGCTCTTGTCCAGGTCTTTCTGCTTCTGCCCTCGTCCATCTGGATGCTCCTTACCCTGGCCGCAGGCGCGATTCGCCGCGATACGAACGCCCGCCTGCTTCTACTGCCCGTGCTTCTAGTTCAGGGCCTGTATGTAGCCGACAACATCACCATTGCGCTGAATCAGCTCGGCCTCGAAGCCGATCCCCGCCCGTTCGAGACACCATTCATCACCTCGCCCTATACCGTCCATCCCTACGTGCTGGCCGAATTGCTCTTTCTGCTCGCCATGCTGGCCTTTCTCATCCGCCGCTTCACCATCGCCCGCAGGCGGGAGGAGCGCTGGGAAGGTGCGCTCGAAGCCGCCCGCCAGGTGCAACACCTCCTGCTTCCTGAAGCAATTCCCCAGGTTCCAGGATTCTCCATCGACTGCATCTACCGTCCCGCGGACGCGGTCGGCGGCGATTTCTTCCAGATATTGCCTTGCGGAGACGGCGACCTCCTCATCGTCGTCGGCGACGTGGCAGGCAAAGGCCTGCCTGCGGCCATGATGGTCTCCATGATCGTTGGCGCCATCCGCACCGAGGCGGCCCACACCACCGACCCATCCGAGCTTGCGTCCACCCTGAATCACCGCATGACAGGCCGGAGCGCGAACGAGCTGGGTACCGGATTTACCACCTGCCTTTGCGCTCATCTCTCCGCGAGCGGGCGGCTAGTGCTGGCCAACGCAGGCCATCTCCCGCCCTATCGCAATGGCCGGGAGATGGCGATGCCCGGCGCCCTGCCGCTGGGAATGCTCGGCGGTATCACCTACGAGCTCGTAACCGCCCAGCTTCAGCCCAGCGACCGGCTCACCTTCGTCTCCGACGGCGTGGTCGAAGCGCAGAGCAAGTCCGGCGAGCTCCTCGGCTTCGACCGCACCCAGGACCTGAGCACGCGATCCGCCGCTGAAATCGCCGAAATCGCCAACCGCTTCGGTCAGGTCGACGACATCACCGTCGTAACCATCGATTTTCTGGGAATCCCCGCCTCCGTGGGCTCACTCCAGGAAAAGGAGGCAATGGCTCGCTGATGCACCAACCATTTGCCAATCCTACTGTTCACCTGCGCCAGCAGGACGCGAAGCTCATCCAGATCGTCGATGCAGCCCTGGCGGACGCAACCCTCCGCGCCGGCGCACATCTCGCCTGCCGTCCCGGCTGCACACAATGCTGTCACGGAGCCTTCGCCATCAACCCGCTCGAT from Acidicapsa acidisoli encodes:
- a CDS encoding PP2C family protein-serine/threonine phosphatase, translated to MSAPRKIRRWFFCAVVCLSLLGGMSSLPAVGQYVIPRTSPKLTGTPATFDLDRDRQSLVSLDGLWRFHPGDDPHWSEPSFDDSSWPLLHSDKPWSVQGYPAMGGFAWYRFAIHVPATHPALSLDLAPIMTSYEIFVDGHIAAAVGHMPPNIFPTASWDYRTVPLSAASSQGDNREQTIHVAIRVWHSSIWASYIDGGPAFGDSLVGDSELIAAEQKHHEGRHRMVFIDVFSYSIAASIIGITIFGLYLFRPKEREYLWFAIQLMATSLDGALIVSKELFAFPPIPVFDLLDGMLVACAQIAFLLFLSKVLKARRGLIWQAVTAMAALSSIFGVLYWPGWLSAPAGALVQVFLLLPSSIWMLLTLAAGAIRRDTNARLLLLPVLLVQGLYVADNITIALNQLGLEADPRPFETPFITSPYTVHPYVLAELLFLLAMLAFLIRRFTIARRREERWEGALEAARQVQHLLLPEAIPQVPGFSIDCIYRPADAVGGDFFQILPCGDGDLLIVVGDVAGKGLPAAMMVSMIVGAIRTEAAHTTDPSELASTLNHRMTGRSANELGTGFTTCLCAHLSASGRLVLANAGHLPPYRNGREMAMPGALPLGMLGGITYELVTAQLQPSDRLTFVSDGVVEAQSKSGELLGFDRTQDLSTRSAAEIAEIANRFGQVDDITVVTIDFLGIPASVGSLQEKEAMAR